The following coding sequences lie in one Tichowtungia aerotolerans genomic window:
- a CDS encoding dienelactone hydrolase family protein has translation MNTRMILALILSALTASAVSAESVTYQAGETICEGWYISPSPNAPLVLLVHDWDGLTDYEKQRASMLSDLGYAVFCADLFGAGVRPTELDAKQKCTGELYADRAKMRLLMSGALNAAKEQGGNIGNAVTMGYCFGGTAVLEFARSGADLKGFVTFHGGLQTPEDQDYSKTKGQVVVFHGTADTSIPMDDFVNLARELERAGVPHELTTYGGAPHAFTVFGSDRYRKDADEKSWRRFTQFLKMTL, from the coding sequence ATGAACACACGCATGATTCTGGCGCTCATATTGAGCGCACTTACAGCCTCCGCCGTATCTGCCGAATCCGTTACCTATCAGGCAGGAGAAACCATCTGTGAAGGCTGGTACATTTCTCCGTCGCCCAATGCGCCTCTGGTGCTGCTGGTACACGACTGGGACGGCCTGACCGACTACGAAAAGCAGCGAGCCTCAATGCTCTCAGATCTCGGCTACGCAGTCTTCTGTGCCGATTTATTCGGAGCCGGTGTGCGGCCAACCGAACTCGACGCAAAACAAAAATGCACCGGTGAACTGTATGCCGATCGCGCAAAAATGCGCCTCCTGATGTCCGGTGCCTTGAACGCCGCCAAAGAACAGGGCGGCAACATCGGCAACGCCGTCACCATGGGCTACTGCTTCGGAGGAACCGCCGTACTCGAATTCGCCCGTTCCGGTGCAGACCTCAAAGGCTTCGTCACCTTTCACGGCGGACTCCAGACGCCGGAAGATCAGGACTATTCAAAAACAAAAGGACAGGTTGTGGTCTTTCATGGTACTGCTGATACCAGCATCCCCATGGACGACTTCGTCAACCTCGCCCGCGAGCTTGAACGCGCCGGAGTCCCGCACGAACTCACCACCTACGGCGGTGCACCGCACGCCTTCACCGTCTTCGGCTCCGACCGTTACCGCAAAGACGCCGACGAAAAATCTTGGCGGCGGTTCACTCAGTTCCTAAAAATGACTTTATGA
- a CDS encoding ribonucleoside-diphosphate reductase subunit alpha, giving the protein MTKLIKLVTNKQKNERQMKVKIDYSRDELLSEFGRKTLKDRYLLPTEKSPQDAFARAAAAFSDDEAMAQRIYDYASMLWFMFATPILTNGGTDRGLPISCFLNYVPDSRAGITSHYTETAWLSSFGGGVGGYWGDVRANGTKTSHGSESTGVIPFLKVVDAEMLAFSQGITRRGSYAAYLPVNHPEIEEFLDVRKPTGGDVNRKSINIHHGVVLTEEFMNLIEQATKVPGFDDSFELVDPHTKQVKKTVSAKTIWVKLIQNRIETGEPYILFDKATNDALPEFQKKLGLKVHQSNLCSEITLPTNEERTAVCCLSSVNLETYDEWKDNPQFIPDLIRFLDNVIQHFIDHASDEISRARFSAQRERSIGLGAMGFHAYLQAHSIPFESAIAKGQNLQIFENIKTQASAATRQLAEEHGECPDAEGYGVRNAHLLSIAPNASSSIICGNTSPSIEPFRANAYTQKTKSGSSLAKNKYLEEVLERYGKNTDSVWTSIITQGGSVQHLDFLSDWERDIFKTAIEIDQLWVIEFAADRQQFVCQSQSVNLFFPAMVSKQELHNAHMLAWKKGLKSLYYVRSEAIKRADVVSQKRERELIPDYTEEGGCLACEG; this is encoded by the coding sequence ATGACCAAGTTGATTAAATTAGTAACAAATAAACAGAAGAACGAGAGACAGATGAAGGTAAAAATTGACTATTCCCGCGATGAGCTGCTGAGCGAATTCGGTCGAAAAACTCTTAAAGACCGCTATTTACTCCCGACCGAGAAAAGCCCTCAGGATGCATTTGCTCGCGCGGCGGCAGCTTTCTCAGACGATGAAGCGATGGCACAACGCATTTATGACTACGCCAGTATGCTCTGGTTTATGTTTGCCACCCCGATCCTGACCAACGGCGGTACGGATCGCGGTCTGCCGATCTCCTGCTTTCTGAACTATGTGCCGGACAGCCGGGCGGGAATCACCTCGCATTACACAGAAACAGCATGGCTCTCTTCGTTCGGAGGCGGCGTCGGAGGATACTGGGGTGATGTGCGCGCCAACGGGACGAAAACGTCGCACGGATCTGAATCGACCGGCGTGATCCCCTTCCTGAAAGTTGTGGATGCAGAGATGCTGGCATTCAGCCAGGGAATCACCCGGCGCGGTTCTTATGCGGCCTATCTGCCGGTCAACCACCCGGAAATTGAGGAATTCCTGGATGTACGCAAACCGACGGGCGGCGATGTGAACCGCAAATCCATTAATATCCATCACGGCGTCGTACTGACCGAAGAATTCATGAACCTGATTGAGCAGGCCACCAAAGTACCCGGCTTCGACGACAGTTTTGAGCTGGTTGATCCACACACCAAACAGGTTAAAAAAACGGTTTCTGCAAAAACCATCTGGGTGAAGCTGATCCAGAACCGCATCGAAACCGGTGAGCCTTACATTCTGTTCGATAAAGCGACCAATGATGCCCTGCCCGAGTTCCAGAAAAAGCTGGGGCTGAAGGTGCATCAATCCAACCTTTGCAGCGAAATCACCCTGCCGACCAATGAAGAACGCACGGCAGTCTGCTGCCTGAGTTCTGTGAATCTGGAAACATACGATGAATGGAAAGATAATCCTCAGTTTATTCCGGACCTGATCCGTTTTCTCGACAATGTGATCCAGCACTTTATCGACCATGCCTCGGACGAGATCAGCCGCGCCCGCTTCAGCGCACAGCGTGAACGCAGCATCGGACTCGGCGCAATGGGCTTCCATGCCTACCTGCAGGCCCATAGCATTCCGTTCGAAAGCGCGATCGCCAAAGGCCAGAATCTGCAGATTTTTGAAAACATCAAAACTCAGGCTTCCGCCGCAACCCGCCAACTGGCCGAAGAACACGGCGAATGCCCGGATGCCGAAGGATACGGCGTGCGCAACGCCCACCTGCTCTCAATCGCACCCAACGCCAGCAGTTCAATTATCTGCGGCAATACAAGTCCGTCAATCGAGCCCTTCCGCGCCAATGCCTACACACAGAAAACGAAAAGCGGATCCTCGCTGGCTAAAAATAAATATCTGGAAGAAGTGCTGGAGCGCTACGGCAAAAACACCGACTCCGTCTGGACCTCCATCATCACTCAGGGAGGTAGCGTGCAGCACCTCGATTTTCTCAGTGACTGGGAACGCGATATTTTCAAAACCGCCATTGAGATTGACCAGCTCTGGGTCATTGAGTTTGCCGCCGACCGGCAGCAATTCGTCTGTCAGTCACAAAGCGTAAATCTGTTTTTCCCGGCGATGGTCAGCAAGCAGGAACTGCACAATGCTCACATGCTGGCCTGGAAGAAAGGACTGAAGAGCCTCTATTATGTCCGAAGCGAAGCAATCAAACGCGCCGATGTCGTGTCGCAGAAAAGAGAACGAGAACTGATTCCCGATTACACGGAAGAAGGCGGATGCCTTGCGTGTGAAGGATAG
- a CDS encoding glycosyltransferase, whose translation MKTSKADLHVHCKYSDRPSEWFLRRIGAPESFMEPMAVYDACKEAGMDYVTISDHNCIRGAMEIAHLPNTFISSELTTYFPENRCKIHCLVTGINPDQFSILQEARENIYDLQQYLNQQNIIHSIAHPLFRINDRLSIELFEKLILLFNRFEGINGSRDPRACDISNAILSSLTPEDISNMANRHGINPTGSEPWKKILVGGSDDHSGLYIAGAHTVTPHAADVNEFLTHLREGRHSPAGRAGTSIRLANSLYKITYNYYSSRFLNGKRNDTSVIGAMLGRLSGDVPPDQPEPPSLRSSIRTGVKKLVAKKKKRQLSEIERLIVDEFARVLEQDPHRLCPLGNQDDSDAQNFYAACKISQQLGYTFLKKFIFKLRDGNIIESLQAISSMGPVMLGIAPYLTAFATQHKDEQFLHSLADRFPAANPLKRKSGKRAWITDTFADVNGVSHTINTLAGLACRKDQPITVITCQQNDPDVAYPHKNFPPVGSFDLPEYESIKIPFPPFLELLHFLEEERFDELIISTPGALGLSGLLAARLLGLTVKGIYHTDFPKFVQSMTDDDNLGKMTWKYMRWFYRNMETVYSPTHRYRKLLIENGFDAPTIKVLPRGVNLNDFNPRKRDNNFWAAYNLNGGFKFLYVGRVSKEKNLENMIGGFLKLLKENPHADLIIVGDGPHCEELRRRYRNDHIAFTGFMRGERLQQAYASADAFIFPSMTDTFGNAVLEAHASGLPAIVSDQGGPQEIVRSHNSGIVIDARTPETFQEAMNSLINDPNTYIFLRNKALQKAAESRWETALDLLV comes from the coding sequence ATGAAAACATCCAAAGCAGACCTGCATGTTCACTGCAAATATTCGGACCGTCCCAGCGAATGGTTCCTTCGTCGTATCGGCGCACCGGAAAGCTTTATGGAGCCCATGGCCGTCTACGACGCCTGCAAAGAAGCCGGCATGGACTACGTGACCATTTCGGACCACAACTGCATCCGCGGAGCGATGGAAATCGCCCACCTGCCTAACACATTTATCTCGAGCGAACTGACCACATACTTCCCCGAAAACAGATGTAAAATCCATTGCCTCGTCACCGGTATCAATCCCGATCAGTTTTCAATTCTTCAGGAAGCCCGCGAAAACATTTATGACCTGCAGCAATATCTCAACCAGCAGAACATCATCCACTCCATCGCCCATCCCCTTTTTCGAATCAATGACCGACTGTCGATCGAGCTATTCGAAAAACTGATTCTCCTGTTCAACCGCTTCGAAGGCATCAACGGTTCGCGCGATCCGCGCGCCTGCGACATATCAAACGCCATCCTCAGCAGTCTGACCCCCGAAGACATCAGCAACATGGCCAATCGCCACGGCATAAACCCAACCGGCTCCGAACCCTGGAAAAAAATCCTGGTCGGCGGCAGCGACGACCACAGCGGACTCTATATCGCCGGAGCTCACACCGTCACTCCGCACGCAGCTGACGTCAATGAATTCCTCACCCACCTGCGCGAAGGCCGCCACTCACCTGCCGGACGCGCCGGCACCAGCATCCGGCTCGCCAACAGTCTCTACAAAATCACCTACAACTACTACAGCAGCCGATTCCTTAACGGCAAACGTAACGACACCAGTGTTATCGGCGCCATGCTCGGCAGACTCTCCGGCGACGTACCGCCGGACCAGCCAGAGCCGCCCTCCCTGCGCTCCAGCATCAGAACCGGAGTCAAAAAACTGGTCGCCAAAAAGAAAAAACGGCAGCTCAGCGAAATCGAACGGCTGATTGTTGACGAATTCGCGCGCGTACTCGAACAGGACCCGCACCGCCTTTGCCCATTAGGAAATCAGGACGACAGCGATGCGCAGAATTTCTATGCCGCCTGCAAAATCAGCCAACAGCTCGGATATACCTTCCTCAAAAAATTCATCTTTAAACTCCGCGATGGAAATATTATCGAAAGCCTTCAGGCCATCTCATCAATGGGCCCCGTCATGCTCGGCATTGCTCCCTATCTGACTGCCTTTGCCACCCAGCATAAAGACGAACAGTTCCTTCACTCCCTGGCGGACCGCTTTCCCGCCGCAAACCCGCTGAAAAGAAAAAGCGGAAAACGCGCATGGATCACCGATACCTTTGCGGACGTCAACGGAGTCTCGCACACCATCAACACGCTCGCCGGACTCGCCTGCAGAAAAGATCAGCCCATCACCGTTATCACATGCCAACAGAACGATCCGGACGTCGCCTATCCGCATAAAAACTTCCCGCCCGTCGGCAGCTTCGATCTGCCCGAATACGAATCCATCAAAATTCCATTCCCGCCATTTCTCGAACTACTCCACTTCCTGGAAGAAGAACGGTTCGACGAGCTCATCATCTCTACTCCGGGCGCGCTCGGCCTGAGCGGACTGCTCGCCGCCCGACTGCTCGGTCTCACCGTCAAAGGCATCTACCACACCGACTTTCCAAAATTCGTACAAAGCATGACAGACGACGACAATCTCGGCAAAATGACCTGGAAATACATGCGCTGGTTCTATCGCAACATGGAAACCGTCTACTCCCCGACCCACCGGTACCGCAAACTGCTCATCGAAAACGGCTTTGATGCTCCAACAATCAAAGTGCTGCCGCGCGGCGTCAATCTGAACGACTTCAACCCGCGGAAGCGAGACAACAACTTCTGGGCGGCCTACAACCTGAACGGTGGATTTAAATTTCTATACGTCGGACGCGTCTCCAAAGAAAAGAACCTCGAAAACATGATCGGTGGCTTCCTCAAACTGCTGAAAGAAAATCCGCACGCCGATCTGATTATTGTCGGCGACGGACCGCACTGCGAGGAACTTCGCCGCCGCTACCGCAACGACCACATCGCCTTCACCGGCTTCATGCGCGGCGAACGCCTCCAGCAGGCATACGCCAGCGCGGACGCTTTCATCTTCCCCAGCATGACCGACACCTTCGGCAATGCCGTCCTGGAAGCTCACGCCTCCGGGTTGCCCGCCATCGTCTCCGATCAAGGCGGCCCGCAGGAAATCGTCCGATCACACAACTCCGGCATCGTCATCGACGCCCGCACTCCCGAAACCTTTCAGGAAGCGATGAACTCGCTCATAAACGATCCAAACACCTACATATTCCTGCGTAACAAAGCCCTCCAGAAAGCCGCGGAAAGCCGTTGGGAAACCGCTCTCGACCTGCTTGTGTAA
- a CDS encoding O-acetyl-ADP-ribose deacetylase: MKAIQEDITTLNVDAIVNAANRTLLGGGGVDGAIHRAAGPNLQAECATLGGCKTGDAKITKGYKLPAQYVIHTVGPVWNGGGKGEAERLASCYRRSLEVAAGYKLNSIAFPGISTGIYGYPAREAARVAVETVLETIQRLHLNIEVTFCCFSKGDLAVYQAMLAETR, translated from the coding sequence ATGAAAGCAATTCAGGAGGACATCACAACCCTGAACGTCGACGCGATTGTCAATGCGGCCAATCGGACGCTGCTGGGGGGCGGCGGAGTGGATGGAGCCATTCACCGCGCCGCCGGTCCGAATCTGCAGGCCGAGTGTGCAACGCTGGGTGGGTGTAAAACCGGAGACGCTAAAATCACCAAAGGTTATAAGCTCCCAGCTCAATACGTCATTCATACCGTCGGACCGGTCTGGAATGGCGGCGGAAAAGGCGAAGCGGAACGGTTGGCCAGCTGCTATCGCCGCTCCCTTGAAGTGGCTGCCGGTTATAAGCTGAACTCGATCGCTTTTCCCGGCATCAGCACCGGAATCTACGGATATCCGGCTCGGGAAGCCGCTCGTGTCGCCGTTGAAACGGTTCTGGAAACCATCCAGCGGCTCCATTTGAATATTGAAGTGACATTCTGCTGCTTTTCCAAAGGAGATCTCGCAGTCTATCAGGCAATGCTCGCAGAAACCCGATAA
- a CDS encoding ribonucleotide-diphosphate reductase subunit beta: protein MPLLEERTYYKPFEYDWAFEAYKMQQQMHWIPDEVNLADDLKDFNEKVPEKDKNLLLNIFKFFTQADVDVAGGYGTLFLPTFKVPEIRMMLSAFAAMEAVHQDAYSLLLETLGLGDDEYTAFLEIAEMAEKHEYLLNFNMDTPFDMAKTMAVYSAFTEGIQLFSSFAILMNFPRFNKMKGMGQIVTWSIRDESLHVESMSLLFKTFIKEHPELWTDKLKYEIYCAAERSVELEDQFIDIAFELGDVEGLTADEVKAYIRYIANQRLAGIGLKGVYTESENPLPWLDYMLNGVEHTNFFENRSTEYAKASTTGNWQDIFK from the coding sequence ATGCCCCTTTTAGAAGAAAGAACCTACTACAAACCGTTTGAATACGACTGGGCTTTTGAAGCCTACAAGATGCAGCAGCAGATGCACTGGATTCCGGATGAAGTGAATCTGGCTGACGACCTGAAGGACTTTAATGAAAAGGTGCCGGAAAAAGACAAAAACCTGCTGCTGAATATTTTCAAATTCTTCACGCAGGCGGATGTCGATGTGGCCGGGGGATACGGAACCCTCTTCCTGCCGACGTTTAAGGTGCCGGAAATCCGCATGATGCTCAGTGCGTTTGCGGCAATGGAAGCGGTTCATCAGGATGCCTATTCCCTGCTGCTCGAAACGCTGGGACTTGGCGACGATGAATACACCGCTTTCCTGGAAATCGCAGAGATGGCGGAGAAACACGAATATCTGCTGAACTTCAACATGGACACCCCGTTCGACATGGCCAAAACCATGGCCGTCTACAGTGCATTCACAGAAGGCATTCAGCTGTTCAGCAGCTTTGCAATTCTGATGAATTTTCCGCGCTTCAACAAAATGAAAGGGATGGGACAGATTGTGACGTGGAGCATTCGTGACGAAAGTCTGCATGTCGAATCGATGTCCCTGCTGTTTAAAACGTTCATCAAAGAGCATCCGGAACTCTGGACCGACAAGCTGAAATATGAAATCTACTGCGCGGCCGAGCGTTCCGTAGAGCTTGAGGATCAGTTCATCGATATCGCATTTGAGCTGGGCGACGTGGAAGGTCTTACTGCGGACGAAGTGAAAGCCTATATCCGCTACATTGCCAACCAGCGCCTCGCAGGCATCGGACTGAAAGGCGTCTACACTGAATCGGAAAACCCGCTTCCGTGGCTCGACTACATGCTCAATGGAGTTGAACACACAAACTTTTTTGAGAACCGCTCAACCGAGTACGCAAAGGCATCAACCACCGGCAACTGGCAGGATATCTTTAAGTAA
- a CDS encoding DNA-3-methyladenine glycosylase I, whose product MSAPKNRCPWCQGDPLYVDYHDKEWGVPLHDDRRLFEMLILEGAQAGLSWLTILRKRENYRQAFDHFDCEKVARYTDHDIQRLLADAGIVRNRLKIAAAIKNAQAVLELKDEFGSLDTFFWRYVDGQPLLNRWKNLSEIPARTDLSDIISKDLNLRGFKFVGSTICYAFMQSIGMVNDHLMNCFRYHELKGETS is encoded by the coding sequence ATGAGTGCTCCGAAAAACAGATGCCCTTGGTGCCAGGGAGATCCGTTGTACGTGGACTATCACGATAAAGAGTGGGGCGTGCCGCTGCACGACGACCGCCGCCTGTTTGAAATGCTGATCCTTGAGGGCGCTCAGGCCGGGCTCAGCTGGCTGACCATCCTTCGCAAACGGGAAAACTATCGCCAGGCGTTTGACCACTTCGATTGCGAAAAAGTGGCTCGCTATACAGATCATGATATCCAGCGACTGCTCGCCGACGCAGGAATTGTTCGCAATCGCCTGAAAATTGCCGCCGCCATAAAAAACGCGCAGGCTGTTCTGGAACTCAAAGACGAATTTGGGTCGCTGGATACGTTTTTCTGGAGATATGTCGACGGGCAGCCTCTTCTGAATCGCTGGAAAAACCTTTCCGAGATTCCGGCCAGAACAGACCTTTCCGATATCATCAGCAAAGACCTGAATCTCCGCGGTTTCAAATTCGTTGGCTCCACCATTTGCTACGCCTTTATGCAGTCCATTGGCATGGTCAATGACCATCTAATGAACTGTTTTCGGTACCATGAACTGAAAGGAGAAACCTCATGA
- a CDS encoding response regulator — MTKTNILIVEDEEDIRELVKYNLHRENFGVLEAGSGEEGLTMVERMTPDLVLLDLMLPGKDGLEICRILKRDERTQDIPVVMMTARGEESDIVTGLELGAEDYIVKPFSPKVLAARVKAVLRRHASAPELAPEDVLRIHDMVIHPGRHEVLVKERPVDLTATEFRILHFLARRPGWVFTRYQIVDAVHGEDYPVTERSVDVQIVGLRRKLKRAGSNIETVRGIGYRFRDK, encoded by the coding sequence ATGACAAAAACAAACATTCTGATTGTTGAGGATGAAGAAGATATTCGCGAGCTCGTTAAGTATAACCTTCATCGCGAAAACTTTGGGGTTTTAGAAGCCGGGTCCGGCGAAGAAGGATTGACTATGGTGGAGCGAATGACGCCCGATCTGGTTCTGCTTGATCTGATGCTGCCCGGAAAAGACGGACTGGAAATCTGCCGAATTCTCAAACGCGACGAACGTACTCAGGACATTCCGGTGGTGATGATGACCGCTCGTGGTGAAGAGAGCGATATCGTGACAGGCCTGGAGCTTGGCGCTGAAGATTACATCGTCAAACCGTTCAGTCCAAAAGTTCTGGCCGCCCGCGTTAAAGCGGTTCTTCGGCGCCATGCATCCGCTCCGGAGCTGGCGCCTGAAGATGTACTTCGCATCCACGACATGGTCATACATCCCGGTCGCCACGAAGTGCTGGTGAAAGAAAGACCGGTTGATCTGACCGCCACCGAATTCCGTATTCTCCATTTTCTGGCCCGTCGTCCCGGCTGGGTTTTTACCCGCTATCAAATCGTAGATGCGGTTCACGGTGAAGATTATCCGGTTACCGAGCGATCCGTCGACGTGCAGATTGTCGGTTTGCGTCGTAAACTCAAACGGGCCGGCAGCAATATTGAAACCGTTCGCGGCATCGGCTACCGCTTTCGTGATAAATAA
- a CDS encoding TatD family hydrolase — protein MISLFDAHCHLQDDALFPDLGKIIERADAAGIERMVCCGTNSNDWKKVFQCAGKYPQVYPMIGIHPWFVSNDWKKEFQGLEKMLRDFPTSGVGECGLDFQDRFENRAEQEDCFAAHLELATILGRPVAVHCVQAWGRMLEILRGFPKPKKILHAFGGAVELIPELTRLNCWFSFCGSVINPNAKRVRAAAAAVPDERLLVETDSPDFPPAGCPAPNEPANLIHVVRAVAELRDVSVERIASLTGSNILF, from the coding sequence ATGATAAGTTTATTTGATGCCCATTGCCATCTGCAGGATGACGCGCTGTTTCCGGACCTCGGAAAAATTATAGAACGCGCGGACGCGGCCGGCATCGAACGAATGGTTTGCTGCGGCACCAATTCCAATGATTGGAAAAAAGTGTTCCAATGTGCGGGAAAATACCCGCAGGTCTATCCCATGATTGGAATTCACCCCTGGTTTGTTTCCAATGATTGGAAAAAGGAGTTTCAGGGGTTGGAAAAAATGCTGCGCGATTTTCCAACCTCTGGAGTCGGCGAGTGTGGTCTGGATTTTCAGGATCGCTTTGAAAACCGTGCGGAGCAGGAGGATTGTTTTGCGGCGCATCTGGAACTTGCGACAATACTGGGGCGTCCGGTAGCCGTTCACTGTGTACAGGCGTGGGGACGGATGCTGGAAATCCTGCGCGGGTTTCCGAAACCGAAAAAAATCCTGCACGCCTTCGGCGGGGCGGTGGAGCTGATTCCGGAACTGACCCGGCTGAACTGCTGGTTTTCGTTTTGCGGCAGTGTGATCAATCCCAACGCAAAGCGGGTTCGTGCTGCGGCCGCCGCGGTTCCGGATGAACGACTCCTCGTCGAAACCGATTCTCCCGATTTCCCGCCCGCCGGATGTCCCGCTCCCAATGAGCCGGCAAACCTGATCCATGTTGTCCGGGCAGTGGCTGAGCTGCGGGATGTCTCTGTTGAAAGAATTGCTTCTTTGACCGGTTCGAACATTTTATTTTAA